A region of Sparus aurata chromosome 8, fSpaAur1.1, whole genome shotgun sequence DNA encodes the following proteins:
- the LOC115586188 gene encoding uncharacterized protein LOC115586188 isoform X3, producing MPDEDKAGLNAALKELERHLSASHCDVGIDDVDTSPPTAAMDWKTRNALSSERWKEARRMLLDNMLKANNIKPRLCQRCLSKEAIIRCQECMPMQYYCCDCGIHHESQAPHNRQSMIHGFHMPLPPTVVVKEAAEGGYSHHTCARILPMEMPHQICDCPPENVSVIPGRPVVFINMKGRYDLTLPELRCGGCCASWTPGLYDVQVSGYCPATDHYHTIYDVAIFQAFREMKLAAPGISRLTFMRMLEAQTTAHGRTGKVCSDTFFKSFMEWVISSYEVDKLCSEQPFACTACSPQMLAVSVDGNRKHYRFKKDGHSEEGGYFDGVLICKDDEVAAFVDDLQKRAKHLPGKGVCGRSQLNAAKETTSKRACSSLDEQGLEVAVCRHGIILWALNMYRGEIFAYPMFLQKEITASPPAFFCMDVICKYWPYIQRIAEACPEYSHLTTMKPLLSVLHAKAHGIKCEIKWGGGSQDGAGSTLGEEVEMVNSFLSRTAIITKFMGKGARTDMLTVQIMDWNKRKMENMCKTLCTRFRKTQQNLERERQSLETLKGEMSANDGTVEQWVRDVQDWAEHDSNSGSSVIRNRMWREQKQLEIYVAQHDTMVQPQEQIGTMVWISLPKKRFLLRSCT from the exons ATGCCTGATGAGGACAAGGCAGGACTTA ATGCTGCCTTAAAAGAACTGGAGAGACATCTCAGTGCATCACACTGTGATGTCGGTATTGATGATGTGGACACCAGCCCACCAACAGCAGCCATGGACTGGAAAACCAGGAACGCTCTCTCCTCAGAGAGATGGAAGGAAGCCAGACGGATGCTGTTGGACAACATGCTGAAAGCTAACAACATTAAACCAAGGCTCTGTCAAAGATGCCTCAGCAAGGAAGCCATCATAAGATGTCAAGAATGCATGCCTATGCAGTATTACTGTTGTGACTGTGGCATACACCATGAGTCCCAGGCACCGCACAATCGGCAATCAATGATTCATGGCTTCCACATGCCTCTGCCACCAACAGTTGTGGTTAAGGAAGCTGCAGAAGGGGGCTATTCCCACCACACATGCg CTAGAATATTGCCAATGGAAATGCCACACCAGATTTGTGACTGCCCCCCAGAGAACGTTTCTGTCATTCCTGGGAGGCCTGTGGTGTTCATCAACATGAAAG gaCGATATGATCTAACCCTCCCAGAGCTGCGATGTGGTGGCTGCTGTGCCAGCTGGACCCCAGGGCTGTACGATGTCCAAGTCAGTGGCTACTGTCCTGCCACCGACCATTACCATACCATCTATGATGTAGCTATTTTTCAAGCTTTTCGGGAGATGAAGTTGGCTGCTCCGGGGATTTCCCGCCTGACCTTTATGAGAATGCTGGAAGCGCAAACAACAGCGCATGGCAGG ACTGGTAAAGTTTGCtcagacacatttttcaagaGCTTCATGGAGTGGGTCATCAGCTCCTACGAAGTGGACAAGTTGTGCTCAGAGCAACCATTCGCCTGCACAGCCTGTTCTCCTCAAATGTTGGCTGTGTCTgtggatggaaacaggaagcactACCGCTTCAAAAAGGATGGACA TTCTGAGGAAGGGGGTTATTTTGATGGTGTGCTCATCTGCAAGGATGACGAGGTTGCAGCATTTGTGGACGACCTCCAAAAGAGAGCCAAGCAT TTGCCAGGTAAAGGCGTTTGTGGCAGGTCTCAGCTGAATGCAGCAAAGGAGACAACAAGCAAGAGGGCTTGTTCCAGCCTTGATGAGCAA GGTCTAGAAGTAGCAGTGTGCCGTCATGGCATTATCCTTTGGGCCCTGAATATGTACAG GGGTGAGATCTTTGCGTATCCGATGTTCCTGCAGAAGGAAATCACAGCCAGTCCACCAGCCTTCTTCTGTATGGATGTAATATGCAAGTACTGGCCTTACATCCAGAGAATTGCTGAAGCCTGCCCAGAGTACAGTCACCTCACCACCATGAAGCCTCTGTTGTCTGTGCTCCATGCAAAAGCACATGGCATCAAGTGTGAG ATAAAATGGGGAGGAGGCAGTCAGGATGGAGCGGGTTCTACCCTGGGAGAGGAGGTGGAAATGGTTAATTCCTTCCTGTCCAGGACCGCCATAATCACTAAGTTCATGGGCAAAGGAG CACGCACAGACATGCTAACTGTCCAGATTATGGACTGGAAtaagagaaagatggagaacaTGTGTAAAACCTTGTGCACAAGATTTCGTAAG ACACAGCAGAATCttgagagggagaggcagagccTAGAGACCCTCAAGGGAGAGATGTCTGCAAATGATGGGACTGTGGAACAGTGGGTCAGAGATGTCCAGGACTGGGCTGAACATG ACAGCAACTCAGGAAGCTCTGTGATCCGCAACCGCATGTGGAGGGAGCAGAAACAGCTTGAGATCTATGTGGCTCAACATGATACAATGGTCCAACCCCAAGAGCAAATCGGCACT ATGGTGTGGATTTCCTTGCCAAAAAAACGATTTTTGTTAAGGTCATGCACATAA
- the LOC115586188 gene encoding uncharacterized protein LOC115586188 isoform X1, translating into MPDEDKAGLNAALKELERHLSASHCDVGIDDVDTSPPTAAMDWKTRNALSSERWKEARRMLLDNMLKANNIKPRLCQRCLSKEAIIRCQECMPMQYYCCDCGIHHESQAPHNRQSMIHGFHMPLPPTVVVKEAAEGGYSHHTCARILPMEMPHQICDCPPENVSVIPGRPVVFINMKGRYDLTLPELRCGGCCASWTPGLYDVQVSGYCPATDHYHTIYDVAIFQAFREMKLAAPGISRLTFMRMLEAQTTAHGRTGKVCSDTFFKSFMEWVISSYEVDKLCSEQPFACTACSPQMLAVSVDGNRKHYRFKKDGHSEEGGYFDGVLICKDDEVAAFVDDLQKRAKHLPGKGVCGRSQLNAAKETTSKRACSSLDEQGLEVAVCRHGIILWALNMYRGEIFAYPMFLQKEITASPPAFFCMDVICKYWPYIQRIAEACPEYSHLTTMKPLLSVLHAKAHGIKCEIKWGGGSQDGAGSTLGEEVEMVNSFLSRTAIITKFMGKGARTDMLTVQIMDWNKRKMENMCKTLCTRFRKTQQNLERERQSLETLKGEMSANDGTVEQWVRDVQDWAEHEPPASNDSLLQVRSRIEETSLGLRQRRARLYSQTDSNSGSSVIRNRMWREQKQLEIYVAQHDTMVQPQEQIGTMVWISLPKKRFLLRSCT; encoded by the exons ATGCCTGATGAGGACAAGGCAGGACTTA ATGCTGCCTTAAAAGAACTGGAGAGACATCTCAGTGCATCACACTGTGATGTCGGTATTGATGATGTGGACACCAGCCCACCAACAGCAGCCATGGACTGGAAAACCAGGAACGCTCTCTCCTCAGAGAGATGGAAGGAAGCCAGACGGATGCTGTTGGACAACATGCTGAAAGCTAACAACATTAAACCAAGGCTCTGTCAAAGATGCCTCAGCAAGGAAGCCATCATAAGATGTCAAGAATGCATGCCTATGCAGTATTACTGTTGTGACTGTGGCATACACCATGAGTCCCAGGCACCGCACAATCGGCAATCAATGATTCATGGCTTCCACATGCCTCTGCCACCAACAGTTGTGGTTAAGGAAGCTGCAGAAGGGGGCTATTCCCACCACACATGCg CTAGAATATTGCCAATGGAAATGCCACACCAGATTTGTGACTGCCCCCCAGAGAACGTTTCTGTCATTCCTGGGAGGCCTGTGGTGTTCATCAACATGAAAG gaCGATATGATCTAACCCTCCCAGAGCTGCGATGTGGTGGCTGCTGTGCCAGCTGGACCCCAGGGCTGTACGATGTCCAAGTCAGTGGCTACTGTCCTGCCACCGACCATTACCATACCATCTATGATGTAGCTATTTTTCAAGCTTTTCGGGAGATGAAGTTGGCTGCTCCGGGGATTTCCCGCCTGACCTTTATGAGAATGCTGGAAGCGCAAACAACAGCGCATGGCAGG ACTGGTAAAGTTTGCtcagacacatttttcaagaGCTTCATGGAGTGGGTCATCAGCTCCTACGAAGTGGACAAGTTGTGCTCAGAGCAACCATTCGCCTGCACAGCCTGTTCTCCTCAAATGTTGGCTGTGTCTgtggatggaaacaggaagcactACCGCTTCAAAAAGGATGGACA TTCTGAGGAAGGGGGTTATTTTGATGGTGTGCTCATCTGCAAGGATGACGAGGTTGCAGCATTTGTGGACGACCTCCAAAAGAGAGCCAAGCAT TTGCCAGGTAAAGGCGTTTGTGGCAGGTCTCAGCTGAATGCAGCAAAGGAGACAACAAGCAAGAGGGCTTGTTCCAGCCTTGATGAGCAA GGTCTAGAAGTAGCAGTGTGCCGTCATGGCATTATCCTTTGGGCCCTGAATATGTACAG GGGTGAGATCTTTGCGTATCCGATGTTCCTGCAGAAGGAAATCACAGCCAGTCCACCAGCCTTCTTCTGTATGGATGTAATATGCAAGTACTGGCCTTACATCCAGAGAATTGCTGAAGCCTGCCCAGAGTACAGTCACCTCACCACCATGAAGCCTCTGTTGTCTGTGCTCCATGCAAAAGCACATGGCATCAAGTGTGAG ATAAAATGGGGAGGAGGCAGTCAGGATGGAGCGGGTTCTACCCTGGGAGAGGAGGTGGAAATGGTTAATTCCTTCCTGTCCAGGACCGCCATAATCACTAAGTTCATGGGCAAAGGAG CACGCACAGACATGCTAACTGTCCAGATTATGGACTGGAAtaagagaaagatggagaacaTGTGTAAAACCTTGTGCACAAGATTTCGTAAG ACACAGCAGAATCttgagagggagaggcagagccTAGAGACCCTCAAGGGAGAGATGTCTGCAAATGATGGGACTGTGGAACAGTGGGTCAGAGATGTCCAGGACTGGGCTGAACATG AACCCCCTGCCAGTAATGATTCTCTGCTACAAGTGAGATCAAGAATTGAGGAGACTTCTCTGGGCCTAAGGCAGCGTAGGGCACGGCTTTATAGCCAAACAG ACAGCAACTCAGGAAGCTCTGTGATCCGCAACCGCATGTGGAGGGAGCAGAAACAGCTTGAGATCTATGTGGCTCAACATGATACAATGGTCCAACCCCAAGAGCAAATCGGCACT ATGGTGTGGATTTCCTTGCCAAAAAAACGATTTTTGTTAAGGTCATGCACATAA
- the LOC115586188 gene encoding uncharacterized protein LOC115586188 isoform X2, whose amino-acid sequence MPDEDKAGLNAALKELERHLSASHCDVGIDDVDTSPPTAAMDWKTRNALSSERWKEARRMLLDNMLKANNIKPRLCQRCLSKEAIIRCQECMPMQYYCCDCGIHHESQAPHNRQSMIHGFHMPLPPTVVVKEAAEGGYSHHTCARILPMEMPHQICDCPPENVSVIPGRPVVFINMKGRYDLTLPELRCGGCCASWTPGLYDVQVSGYCPATDHYHTIYDVAIFQAFREMKLAAPGISRLTFMRMLEAQTTAHGRTGKVCSDTFFKSFMEWVISSYEVDKLCSEQPFACTACSPQMLAVSVDGNRKHYRFKKDGHSEEGGYFDGVLICKDDEVAAFVDDLQKRAKHLPGKGVCGRSQLNAAKETTSKRACSSLDEQGLEVAVCRHGIILWALNMYRGEIFAYPMFLQKEITASPPAFFCMDVICKYWPYIQRIAEACPEYSHLTTMKPLLSVLHAKAHGIKCEIKWGGGSQDGAGSTLGEEVEMVNSFLSRTAIITKFMGKGARTDMLTVQIMDWNKRKMENMCKTLCTRFRKTQQNLERERQSLETLKGEMSANDGTVEQWVRDVQDWAEHVRSRIEETSLGLRQRRARLYSQTDSNSGSSVIRNRMWREQKQLEIYVAQHDTMVQPQEQIGTMVWISLPKKRFLLRSCT is encoded by the exons ATGCCTGATGAGGACAAGGCAGGACTTA ATGCTGCCTTAAAAGAACTGGAGAGACATCTCAGTGCATCACACTGTGATGTCGGTATTGATGATGTGGACACCAGCCCACCAACAGCAGCCATGGACTGGAAAACCAGGAACGCTCTCTCCTCAGAGAGATGGAAGGAAGCCAGACGGATGCTGTTGGACAACATGCTGAAAGCTAACAACATTAAACCAAGGCTCTGTCAAAGATGCCTCAGCAAGGAAGCCATCATAAGATGTCAAGAATGCATGCCTATGCAGTATTACTGTTGTGACTGTGGCATACACCATGAGTCCCAGGCACCGCACAATCGGCAATCAATGATTCATGGCTTCCACATGCCTCTGCCACCAACAGTTGTGGTTAAGGAAGCTGCAGAAGGGGGCTATTCCCACCACACATGCg CTAGAATATTGCCAATGGAAATGCCACACCAGATTTGTGACTGCCCCCCAGAGAACGTTTCTGTCATTCCTGGGAGGCCTGTGGTGTTCATCAACATGAAAG gaCGATATGATCTAACCCTCCCAGAGCTGCGATGTGGTGGCTGCTGTGCCAGCTGGACCCCAGGGCTGTACGATGTCCAAGTCAGTGGCTACTGTCCTGCCACCGACCATTACCATACCATCTATGATGTAGCTATTTTTCAAGCTTTTCGGGAGATGAAGTTGGCTGCTCCGGGGATTTCCCGCCTGACCTTTATGAGAATGCTGGAAGCGCAAACAACAGCGCATGGCAGG ACTGGTAAAGTTTGCtcagacacatttttcaagaGCTTCATGGAGTGGGTCATCAGCTCCTACGAAGTGGACAAGTTGTGCTCAGAGCAACCATTCGCCTGCACAGCCTGTTCTCCTCAAATGTTGGCTGTGTCTgtggatggaaacaggaagcactACCGCTTCAAAAAGGATGGACA TTCTGAGGAAGGGGGTTATTTTGATGGTGTGCTCATCTGCAAGGATGACGAGGTTGCAGCATTTGTGGACGACCTCCAAAAGAGAGCCAAGCAT TTGCCAGGTAAAGGCGTTTGTGGCAGGTCTCAGCTGAATGCAGCAAAGGAGACAACAAGCAAGAGGGCTTGTTCCAGCCTTGATGAGCAA GGTCTAGAAGTAGCAGTGTGCCGTCATGGCATTATCCTTTGGGCCCTGAATATGTACAG GGGTGAGATCTTTGCGTATCCGATGTTCCTGCAGAAGGAAATCACAGCCAGTCCACCAGCCTTCTTCTGTATGGATGTAATATGCAAGTACTGGCCTTACATCCAGAGAATTGCTGAAGCCTGCCCAGAGTACAGTCACCTCACCACCATGAAGCCTCTGTTGTCTGTGCTCCATGCAAAAGCACATGGCATCAAGTGTGAG ATAAAATGGGGAGGAGGCAGTCAGGATGGAGCGGGTTCTACCCTGGGAGAGGAGGTGGAAATGGTTAATTCCTTCCTGTCCAGGACCGCCATAATCACTAAGTTCATGGGCAAAGGAG CACGCACAGACATGCTAACTGTCCAGATTATGGACTGGAAtaagagaaagatggagaacaTGTGTAAAACCTTGTGCACAAGATTTCGTAAG ACACAGCAGAATCttgagagggagaggcagagccTAGAGACCCTCAAGGGAGAGATGTCTGCAAATGATGGGACTGTGGAACAGTGGGTCAGAGATGTCCAGGACTGGGCTGAACATG TGAGATCAAGAATTGAGGAGACTTCTCTGGGCCTAAGGCAGCGTAGGGCACGGCTTTATAGCCAAACAG ACAGCAACTCAGGAAGCTCTGTGATCCGCAACCGCATGTGGAGGGAGCAGAAACAGCTTGAGATCTATGTGGCTCAACATGATACAATGGTCCAACCCCAAGAGCAAATCGGCACT ATGGTGTGGATTTCCTTGCCAAAAAAACGATTTTTGTTAAGGTCATGCACATAA
- the LOC115586188 gene encoding uncharacterized protein LOC115586188 isoform X4, translating into MPDEDKAGLNAALKELERHLSASHCDVGIDDVDTSPPTAAMDWKTRNALSSERWKEARRMLLDNMLKANNIKPRLCQRCLSKEAIIRCQECMPMQYYCCDCGIHHESQAPHNRQSMIHGFHMPLPPTVVVKEAAEGGYSHHTCARILPMEMPHQICDCPPENVSVIPGRPVVFINMKGRYDLTLPELRCGGCCASWTPGLYDVQVSGYCPATDHYHTIYDVAIFQAFREMKLAAPGISRLTFMRMLEAQTTAHGRTGKVCSDTFFKSFMEWVISSYEVDKLCSEQPFACTACSPQMLAVSVDGNRKHYRFKKDGHSEEGGYFDGVLICKDDEVAAFVDDLQKRAKHLPGKGVCGRSQLNAAKETTSKRACSSLDEQGLEVAVCRHGIILWALNMYRGEIFAYPMFLQKEITASPPAFFCMDVICKYWPYIQRIAEACPEYSHLTTMKPLLSVLHAKAHGIKCEIKWGGGSQDGAGSTLGEEVEMVNSFLSRTAIITKFMGKGARTDMLTVQIMDWNKRKMENMCKTLCTRFRKTQQNLERERQSLETLKGEMSANDGTVEQWVRDVQDWAEHDQELRRLLWA; encoded by the exons ATGCCTGATGAGGACAAGGCAGGACTTA ATGCTGCCTTAAAAGAACTGGAGAGACATCTCAGTGCATCACACTGTGATGTCGGTATTGATGATGTGGACACCAGCCCACCAACAGCAGCCATGGACTGGAAAACCAGGAACGCTCTCTCCTCAGAGAGATGGAAGGAAGCCAGACGGATGCTGTTGGACAACATGCTGAAAGCTAACAACATTAAACCAAGGCTCTGTCAAAGATGCCTCAGCAAGGAAGCCATCATAAGATGTCAAGAATGCATGCCTATGCAGTATTACTGTTGTGACTGTGGCATACACCATGAGTCCCAGGCACCGCACAATCGGCAATCAATGATTCATGGCTTCCACATGCCTCTGCCACCAACAGTTGTGGTTAAGGAAGCTGCAGAAGGGGGCTATTCCCACCACACATGCg CTAGAATATTGCCAATGGAAATGCCACACCAGATTTGTGACTGCCCCCCAGAGAACGTTTCTGTCATTCCTGGGAGGCCTGTGGTGTTCATCAACATGAAAG gaCGATATGATCTAACCCTCCCAGAGCTGCGATGTGGTGGCTGCTGTGCCAGCTGGACCCCAGGGCTGTACGATGTCCAAGTCAGTGGCTACTGTCCTGCCACCGACCATTACCATACCATCTATGATGTAGCTATTTTTCAAGCTTTTCGGGAGATGAAGTTGGCTGCTCCGGGGATTTCCCGCCTGACCTTTATGAGAATGCTGGAAGCGCAAACAACAGCGCATGGCAGG ACTGGTAAAGTTTGCtcagacacatttttcaagaGCTTCATGGAGTGGGTCATCAGCTCCTACGAAGTGGACAAGTTGTGCTCAGAGCAACCATTCGCCTGCACAGCCTGTTCTCCTCAAATGTTGGCTGTGTCTgtggatggaaacaggaagcactACCGCTTCAAAAAGGATGGACA TTCTGAGGAAGGGGGTTATTTTGATGGTGTGCTCATCTGCAAGGATGACGAGGTTGCAGCATTTGTGGACGACCTCCAAAAGAGAGCCAAGCAT TTGCCAGGTAAAGGCGTTTGTGGCAGGTCTCAGCTGAATGCAGCAAAGGAGACAACAAGCAAGAGGGCTTGTTCCAGCCTTGATGAGCAA GGTCTAGAAGTAGCAGTGTGCCGTCATGGCATTATCCTTTGGGCCCTGAATATGTACAG GGGTGAGATCTTTGCGTATCCGATGTTCCTGCAGAAGGAAATCACAGCCAGTCCACCAGCCTTCTTCTGTATGGATGTAATATGCAAGTACTGGCCTTACATCCAGAGAATTGCTGAAGCCTGCCCAGAGTACAGTCACCTCACCACCATGAAGCCTCTGTTGTCTGTGCTCCATGCAAAAGCACATGGCATCAAGTGTGAG ATAAAATGGGGAGGAGGCAGTCAGGATGGAGCGGGTTCTACCCTGGGAGAGGAGGTGGAAATGGTTAATTCCTTCCTGTCCAGGACCGCCATAATCACTAAGTTCATGGGCAAAGGAG CACGCACAGACATGCTAACTGTCCAGATTATGGACTGGAAtaagagaaagatggagaacaTGTGTAAAACCTTGTGCACAAGATTTCGTAAG ACACAGCAGAATCttgagagggagaggcagagccTAGAGACCCTCAAGGGAGAGATGTCTGCAAATGATGGGACTGTGGAACAGTGGGTCAGAGATGTCCAGGACTGGGCTGAACATG ATCAAGAATTGAGGAGACTTCTCTGGGCCTAA